In the Methylophilus sp. 5 genome, one interval contains:
- a CDS encoding Hsp20 family protein, producing MRTYDLSPFYRTAIGFDRLAKMLNENQRSENEISYPPYNIELVDENAYKIVMAVAGFQQDELEIETEHQALRVTGRQAKKQQQNTFLHRGIATRDFEHKFQLADHVKVTGAHLENGLLTIALLREVPEALKPRKIQIGTQAQTNTTFIDQRVAA from the coding sequence ATGCGTACGTATGACTTAAGCCCTTTCTATAGAACTGCCATTGGTTTTGACCGCTTGGCCAAAATGCTGAATGAAAACCAGCGCAGTGAAAACGAAATCAGCTATCCACCCTATAATATTGAGCTGGTAGACGAAAACGCCTACAAAATTGTGATGGCGGTTGCCGGGTTCCAGCAAGATGAGCTGGAAATAGAAACCGAACACCAGGCGTTGCGTGTCACTGGCCGTCAGGCGAAAAAACAACAGCAAAACACCTTTTTGCATCGTGGCATTGCCACCCGTGATTTTGAACATAAATTTCAGCTGGCTGACCATGTTAAAGTAACCGGCGCCCACCTTGAGAATGGCTTGCTTACCATCGCCTTATTGCGCGAAGTCCCCGAGGCGTTAAAGCCGCGCAAAATTCAAATTGGCACGCAAGCGCAAACTAATACGACGTTTATTGATCAACGTGTTGCAGCCTAG
- a CDS encoding EAL and HDOD domain-containing protein, which translates to MTTSQHSIIGRQPIVNSQQEIIGYEFFFRNDSPGGNAPFEEDIQTCAKILSTTIDEMQENWLLGQQMAFINVDHVMLNSVFLELMPAEKTVLEIVHTVDVTPEIIARCRELKETKFKIALDNPQHHPQLEALIPYADYIKLDMRDVDIAQATLWLKKYQTTNCKLIAEKVEQNAQFTSLLDAGYQQFQGYFYAKPENLTSKVINPSFDGVLHLLNLVSQEADNKTIENGFKRDTTLSYKLLRYINSVGFGLSCEVQSIGHALTILGRNQLYRWLTLLMVTAGNNSSSPALMKTSITRGRLTELLGEPFFEKRDRDNLFVVGVFSLLDVMLKVPMETVLEKLQLPEPIVDALTKRAGIFGPFLKLTEACEDANSEEILQLAAMLQLNPDKVNQCHMDALAWTEALGI; encoded by the coding sequence ATGACCACGTCGCAACACAGTATTATCGGCCGCCAGCCGATTGTTAACAGCCAACAAGAAATTATTGGCTATGAATTCTTTTTCAGAAACGATAGCCCAGGTGGCAATGCGCCCTTTGAAGAGGATATTCAAACCTGCGCCAAAATACTCTCTACCACCATTGATGAGATGCAGGAGAATTGGCTGCTAGGGCAACAAATGGCCTTTATCAATGTCGACCATGTCATGCTTAATAGCGTGTTTCTGGAGCTGATGCCAGCCGAAAAAACAGTGCTAGAAATTGTACACACGGTGGATGTCACGCCAGAAATCATTGCCCGTTGCCGCGAGCTCAAAGAAACTAAATTTAAAATTGCGCTGGATAACCCGCAGCATCACCCGCAACTGGAAGCGTTGATTCCCTACGCGGATTACATCAAGCTTGATATGCGTGATGTTGATATTGCGCAGGCCACGCTTTGGTTAAAAAAATATCAAACCACCAATTGCAAGCTGATCGCAGAAAAAGTAGAGCAAAATGCACAATTTACCAGCTTGCTAGACGCTGGTTATCAACAGTTTCAAGGCTACTTTTACGCCAAACCTGAAAATCTCACTAGCAAAGTGATTAACCCCAGTTTTGACGGCGTGCTGCATTTGTTGAACCTGGTGAGCCAGGAGGCAGATAACAAAACCATTGAAAATGGCTTTAAGCGCGACACCACGCTGAGCTACAAGCTGCTGCGTTACATTAATTCTGTTGGCTTTGGTTTGTCTTGCGAGGTGCAGTCCATAGGCCATGCACTGACCATTTTGGGCCGCAACCAGCTCTATCGCTGGTTAACGCTACTCATGGTCACTGCAGGTAATAATAGTAGCTCGCCAGCCCTGATGAAAACATCCATCACCCGTGGTCGACTCACCGAACTACTGGGCGAGCCATTTTTTGAAAAGCGCGACCGTGACAATTTGTTTGTGGTGGGGGTGTTTTCATTGCTGGATGTGATGCTTAAAGTCCCCATGGAAACGGTGCTGGAAAAATTGCAATTGCCGGAGCCGATTGTAGACGCGCTCACAAAGCGCGCAGGTATTTTCGGCCCCTTTCTTAAGTTGACCGAAGCCTGCGAAGATGCCAATAGTGAAGAAATTCTGCAATTGGCGGCGATGCTGCAATTAAACCCTGATAAGGTCAACCAGTGCCATATGGATGCATTGGCATGGACGGAGGCCTTGGGTATTTAA
- the glmS gene encoding glutamine--fructose-6-phosphate transaminase (isomerizing), whose product MCGIIGAVSNRNIVSLLIEGLSRLEYRGYDSAGIAILNQTIERARAVGRVAALQLKAQDMHSQIGIGHTRWATHGGVTEQNAHPHVSPTQDQAQIAVVHNGIIENHDEQRDRLQALGYTFYSQTDTEVIAHLVHYYYQQTQDLFAAVKKAITELSGAYAISVIALNQPHQMVVARLGCPLLIGLGDGENFVASDVSAVLSATRKVIYLEDGDVATLQTDAVVIVDKRGDVVQRKVHMSDVSLASLELGPYSHFMQKEIHEQPRAISDTIEALIDDGAFRSELFGQSAANIFSQIDSVLILAAGTSYYAGLTAKYWLESIAKIPTSVEIASEYRYRESVPNPKQLIVTISQSGETLDTMEALKHAQKLGHQHSLAICNVQESAIPRASSLIFYTRAGAEIGVASTKAFTTQLIALFVLAVTLSKARGLLSAAQEQQYLSDLRQLTGGVQIALNLEPQIREWAHRFGDKEHALFLGRGVHFPIAMEGALKLKEISYIHAEAYPAGELKHGPLALVDSNMPVVVIAPNDALLEKVKSNMQEVRARGGELFVFADADSHFKESEGVHVIRTPRHVGVLSPILHAIPVQLLAYHAALLKGTDVDKPRNLAKSVTVE is encoded by the coding sequence ATGTGTGGCATTATCGGTGCGGTTTCAAACAGAAATATCGTTTCACTCCTGATTGAGGGCTTAAGTCGTCTCGAATATCGCGGCTACGACTCAGCAGGGATTGCGATTCTCAACCAAACCATTGAACGCGCGCGCGCGGTTGGGCGCGTGGCTGCATTGCAGCTTAAAGCGCAAGACATGCACAGCCAGATTGGCATTGGTCATACGCGCTGGGCAACCCATGGCGGCGTGACAGAGCAAAATGCGCATCCGCATGTATCGCCAACGCAAGATCAGGCGCAAATAGCCGTGGTACATAACGGCATTATCGAAAACCACGACGAACAGCGCGACCGCCTACAAGCGCTGGGGTATACGTTTTATTCCCAAACTGACACCGAAGTCATTGCACATCTGGTGCATTACTATTATCAGCAAACTCAAGACCTGTTTGCGGCAGTAAAAAAAGCGATTACCGAACTCAGCGGTGCTTATGCCATCAGCGTGATTGCACTTAATCAGCCACATCAGATGGTCGTTGCCCGCCTGGGCTGCCCATTGCTGATTGGTTTGGGGGATGGCGAAAATTTTGTTGCGTCAGATGTGTCAGCGGTACTTTCTGCCACCCGTAAAGTGATCTACCTCGAAGACGGCGATGTGGCCACCCTGCAAACCGATGCGGTGGTGATTGTTGATAAACGCGGCGATGTTGTGCAGCGCAAAGTGCATATGAGTGATGTGTCACTGGCCTCGCTGGAGCTCGGCCCTTACAGCCACTTTATGCAAAAAGAAATCCATGAGCAACCCCGTGCGATTAGTGACACGATTGAGGCGCTGATTGATGATGGCGCGTTCAGGAGTGAGTTGTTTGGCCAATCGGCCGCGAACATTTTTTCACAGATTGATAGCGTATTAATTTTGGCGGCAGGCACCAGTTATTATGCTGGCCTCACCGCCAAATACTGGCTGGAAAGCATCGCCAAAATTCCAACCTCGGTTGAGATCGCCAGTGAGTATCGCTATCGTGAGTCTGTGCCTAATCCTAAGCAGCTGATCGTGACTATTTCACAATCGGGTGAAACGCTAGACACCATGGAAGCGCTCAAACATGCGCAAAAGCTTGGTCATCAGCATAGCCTGGCGATTTGTAACGTACAGGAAAGTGCGATTCCGCGTGCTTCGTCATTGATTTTTTACACGCGCGCCGGTGCTGAAATTGGTGTCGCCAGTACCAAGGCATTCACCACGCAGTTGATCGCACTGTTTGTGCTGGCAGTCACCTTAAGCAAAGCACGTGGCTTACTGAGTGCGGCACAAGAGCAGCAATACTTATCCGACTTGCGTCAACTGACAGGTGGCGTGCAGATTGCCTTGAATCTGGAGCCGCAAATCCGCGAATGGGCGCATCGCTTTGGTGACAAAGAGCATGCCTTGTTCCTGGGCCGTGGCGTGCATTTTCCAATCGCAATGGAAGGTGCCCTCAAGCTCAAGGAGATTTCCTATATTCACGCTGAGGCTTATCCGGCCGGTGAGTTAAAACATGGCCCGCTGGCGCTGGTCGACAGCAATATGCCGGTGGTGGTGATTGCGCCTAACGATGCCCTGCTCGAAAAAGTAAAATCCAACATGCAAGAAGTCAGAGCGCGCGGCGGCGAGTTGTTCGTGTTTGCAGATGCAGACAGCCACTTTAAAGAGTCTGAGGGCGTGCATGTGATTCGTACACCGCGCCATGTTGGTGTGCTCTCGCCTATTTTGCATGCAATCCCGGTACAGTTGCTGGCTTATCACGCTGCCTTGCTTAAAGGCACTGATGTGGATAAACCGCGCAACCTGGCCAAGAGCGTGACCGTTGAATAA
- the glmU gene encoding bifunctional UDP-N-acetylglucosamine diphosphorylase/glucosamine-1-phosphate N-acetyltransferase GlmU, with protein sequence MTDLNIVILAAGKGTRMRSDLPKVLHAVAGKPILHHVIAAARQLNPQTITVVYGFGGEQVQQYTPGDDLQWVLQAEQLGTGHAVQQALPTLPAQGKTLILLGDVPLVDVSACQEMLAQADQHLVVQTFIKHDPTGYGRILRNASNEVVAIVEHKDATDAQRAIQEVNTGIMAMPNAQLKAWLAKITNHNAQQEYYLTDIIALSVGEGRAVLPHVVADAWSVTGINSKLDLQQIEREYQRRQAVSLMTQGVTLLDAQRIDIRGTLTCGRDVQIDVNCVFEGQVTLEDDVQIGPNCVIKDAIIAKGTRLAAFTHIDDAKVGPGSKIGPFARLRPGTQLAADTHVGNFVEIKNATVGHGSKVNHLSYVGDASIGANVNIGAGTITCNYDGANKHKTIIEDDVFVGSDTQLVAPVTVGRGATIAAGSTITKNVPAESLTLCRAREQRSIQGWKRPQKVKK encoded by the coding sequence ATGACTGATTTAAATATCGTAATTCTTGCCGCGGGTAAAGGCACACGCATGCGCTCAGACTTGCCAAAAGTGCTACATGCGGTAGCGGGCAAGCCTATTTTGCATCATGTAATCGCGGCTGCGCGCCAGTTAAATCCACAAACCATCACAGTGGTGTATGGTTTTGGTGGTGAACAAGTGCAGCAATACACGCCAGGTGACGATTTACAATGGGTATTGCAGGCCGAGCAGCTGGGTACGGGCCACGCTGTACAGCAGGCTTTGCCTACCCTCCCCGCGCAAGGCAAAACATTGATTTTGCTAGGTGATGTGCCGCTGGTGGATGTTAGCGCTTGCCAAGAGATGCTGGCACAGGCCGATCAGCATTTGGTCGTGCAAACTTTTATTAAACATGACCCCACAGGCTATGGCCGCATTCTGCGCAATGCCAGCAATGAGGTGGTGGCGATTGTAGAACATAAAGATGCCACAGATGCGCAACGCGCCATACAAGAAGTGAATACCGGCATTATGGCGATGCCGAATGCGCAATTGAAGGCGTGGCTGGCTAAAATCACTAACCATAATGCGCAACAGGAATATTATTTAACCGATATTATTGCGTTGTCTGTGGGTGAAGGCCGCGCCGTGTTGCCACATGTGGTGGCCGATGCCTGGTCAGTCACCGGCATTAACTCCAAGCTCGATTTGCAGCAGATTGAACGCGAATACCAGCGTCGTCAGGCTGTTAGTTTGATGACACAAGGCGTGACTTTGCTCGATGCGCAGCGCATAGATATCCGTGGCACATTGACCTGTGGTCGTGATGTGCAAATTGATGTGAATTGCGTCTTTGAAGGTCAGGTGACACTTGAAGACGATGTGCAGATTGGCCCCAATTGCGTGATTAAAGACGCGATAATTGCCAAAGGTACCCGTTTGGCCGCTTTTACGCATATTGATGATGCTAAAGTCGGGCCTGGCAGCAAAATCGGCCCGTTCGCACGTTTGCGCCCTGGCACACAACTGGCGGCAGACACCCATGTGGGTAACTTTGTTGAAATTAAAAATGCCACAGTTGGGCATGGCAGCAAGGTCAACCATTTAAGCTATGTGGGCGACGCTAGCATAGGCGCCAATGTGAATATCGGCGCAGGCACCATCACTTGTAATTATGATGGAGCAAACAAACATAAAACCATCATTGAAGATGATGTGTTTGTGGGCTCTGACACACAATTGGTGGCGCCAGTGACTGTGGGTCGCGGTGCGACCATTGCAGCAGGTTCAACCATTACCAAAAACGTGCCGGCAGAGAGCTTGACCTTGTGCCGTGCCCGCGAACAACGTTCAATTCAGGGATGGAAACGTCCGCAAAAGGTGAAAAAATAA
- a CDS encoding F0F1 ATP synthase subunit epsilon has product MANTVHIDVVSAEESIFSGEAEFVVAPAGAGEVGIYPHHAPMITTIKPGALRIKQSGEQDETVIYISGGMLEVQPGLVTVLADTAIRGQDLDEAKAIAAKEAAEEALKNRSAEIDYAKAQAELAEAIAQIQAIQKLRKSVH; this is encoded by the coding sequence ATGGCAAATACTGTGCATATTGATGTAGTGAGTGCCGAAGAGTCCATCTTCTCTGGTGAGGCCGAGTTTGTGGTTGCACCAGCTGGCGCAGGTGAAGTGGGTATTTATCCGCATCACGCACCGATGATTACTACCATCAAACCAGGCGCATTGCGTATTAAACAAAGCGGCGAGCAAGATGAAACCGTCATTTATATTTCTGGCGGCATGCTGGAAGTACAGCCAGGGCTGGTAACCGTGTTGGCAGACACCGCGATTCGTGGCCAGGATCTGGATGAAGCGAAAGCGATTGCTGCCAAAGAGGCGGCAGAAGAAGCCCTGAAAAACCGTAGTGCTGAGATTGATTATGCCAAGGCACAAGCCGAATTGGCAGAGGCAATTGCACAAATTCAGGCAATTCAAAAACTACGTAAATCTGTGCACTAG
- the atpD gene encoding F0F1 ATP synthase subunit beta has product MAKANQAVTGKVVQCIGAVVDVEFPRDQMPKVFDALIIDAKDTNAEAGLTLEVQQQLGDGVVRTIAMGSSDGLARGTAFKNTGSAISVPVGEGTLGRIMDVLGRPIDEVGPIDSTEFRSIHQKAPAFEELSPSVDLLETGIKVIDLVCPFAKGGKVGLFGGAGVGKTVNMLELINNIAKQHSGLSVFAGVGERTREGNDFYHEMADAGVIKLDNMKESKVAMVFGQMNEPPGNRLRVALSGLTMAEKFRDEGRDVLFFVDNIYRYTLAGTEVSALLGRMPSAVGYQPTLADEMGRLQERITSTKVGSITSIQAVYVPADDLTDPSPATTFQHLDSTVVLSRDIASLGIYPAVDPLDSTSRQLDPLVVGEEHYAVARSVQATLQRYKELRDIIAILGMDELSPEDKLSVGRARKIQRFLSQPFHVAEVFTGAPGKYVSLKDTIKGFKAIVAGEYDHLPEQAFYMVGAIEEAVEKAKTLN; this is encoded by the coding sequence ATGGCAAAGGCAAATCAAGCAGTAACAGGTAAAGTAGTGCAGTGTATTGGCGCTGTGGTTGACGTGGAGTTTCCACGTGACCAAATGCCTAAAGTATTCGATGCATTGATTATTGATGCAAAAGACACCAATGCAGAAGCCGGTTTGACACTGGAAGTGCAGCAGCAATTGGGTGACGGCGTGGTTCGTACCATTGCGATGGGCTCTTCTGACGGTTTGGCACGTGGTACCGCATTCAAAAATACTGGTTCAGCGATTTCTGTGCCAGTGGGTGAAGGTACTTTGGGTCGTATTATGGATGTATTGGGTCGCCCAATTGATGAAGTCGGTCCAATCGACTCTACAGAGTTCCGTTCTATTCACCAGAAAGCACCTGCTTTTGAAGAGCTGTCACCTTCTGTTGACCTGTTAGAAACAGGCATCAAGGTGATTGACCTGGTTTGTCCGTTTGCTAAAGGCGGTAAAGTGGGTCTGTTCGGCGGTGCTGGTGTGGGTAAAACCGTGAACATGCTGGAACTGATTAACAACATCGCTAAACAGCACTCCGGTTTGTCCGTGTTTGCTGGTGTAGGTGAGCGTACCCGTGAAGGTAACGACTTCTACCACGAGATGGCCGATGCTGGCGTAATCAAGCTGGACAACATGAAAGAATCAAAAGTAGCCATGGTGTTCGGTCAGATGAACGAGCCACCGGGCAACCGTCTGCGTGTTGCATTGTCTGGCTTGACCATGGCGGAAAAATTCCGTGATGAAGGCCGTGATGTATTGTTCTTCGTTGACAACATCTACCGTTACACATTGGCCGGTACAGAAGTATCTGCGCTGTTGGGCCGTATGCCTTCAGCCGTGGGTTACCAACCTACTCTGGCTGACGAAATGGGCCGTCTGCAAGAGCGTATTACTTCGACTAAAGTGGGTTCTATTACCTCTATCCAAGCCGTTTATGTGCCTGCGGATGACTTGACTGACCCGTCTCCGGCAACCACATTCCAACACTTGGACTCAACCGTTGTGTTGTCACGTGACATTGCTTCCCTAGGTATCTACCCAGCGGTTGACCCGCTTGACTCAACCTCACGTCAGCTGGATCCACTGGTGGTTGGTGAGGAGCACTACGCGGTTGCACGTTCTGTACAAGCAACATTGCAACGCTACAAAGAGTTGCGTGACATTATCGCGATTCTGGGCATGGACGAATTGTCTCCAGAAGACAAACTGTCTGTTGGCCGTGCGCGTAAAATCCAACGTTTCTTGTCACAGCCTTTCCACGTGGCAGAAGTGTTTACTGGCGCGCCAGGTAAATACGTGTCACTGAAAGACACTATCAAAGGCTTTAAAGCGATTGTGGCTGGTGAATACGATCACTTGCCAGAACAAGCGTTCTACATGGTCGGTGCCATTGAAGAAGCGGTTGAAAAGGCTAAAACACTGAACTAA
- the atpG gene encoding F0F1 ATP synthase subunit gamma, with the protein MAGSKEIRTKIKSVENTRKITKAMEMVAASKMRKAQDRMRASRPYADKIRNVAAHLSFAQSEYRHPFLIKRDVVKNVGLIVVSSDKGLCGGLNTNVLRLSLNQMKAWEAEGKGISVSAIGNKGYGFMNRIGAQVKSHITGLGDTPHLEKLIGTIKVMLDAYIAGEIDQLYICYTKFINTMKQEPTMQQLLPLTGEQLGSPNGHWDYIYEPEAKPVVDELMVRYIESLIYNAVAENMASEQSARMVAMKSASDNAKSVIGELKLVYNKARQAAITKEISEIVGGAAAVSS; encoded by the coding sequence ATGGCAGGTAGTAAAGAGATTAGAACCAAGATCAAGAGTGTAGAAAATACACGCAAGATCACCAAGGCGATGGAGATGGTGGCCGCTTCTAAAATGCGTAAAGCGCAGGACAGAATGCGTGCTTCTCGCCCTTATGCGGATAAAATCCGTAACGTGGCGGCTCACCTCTCCTTTGCACAGTCCGAGTATCGTCATCCGTTTTTGATCAAACGTGACGTGGTGAAAAATGTGGGTCTGATTGTTGTCAGCTCAGACAAAGGCCTGTGCGGTGGTTTAAACACCAACGTATTGCGTTTGTCATTAAACCAGATGAAAGCCTGGGAAGCTGAAGGCAAAGGCATTAGCGTGAGTGCGATTGGTAACAAAGGCTACGGCTTTATGAACCGTATCGGCGCGCAGGTGAAGTCCCATATCACTGGTTTGGGCGATACTCCGCATCTGGAAAAGTTGATCGGTACGATCAAGGTCATGCTGGATGCGTACATTGCCGGTGAAATTGATCAGCTTTACATCTGCTATACCAAATTCATCAACACCATGAAGCAAGAGCCGACCATGCAACAATTGTTGCCACTGACCGGTGAGCAATTGGGCAGCCCGAATGGCCATTGGGATTATATCTATGAGCCTGAAGCAAAACCCGTGGTCGATGAGTTGATGGTGCGTTATATCGAGTCGCTGATTTACAACGCAGTGGCTGAAAACATGGCGTCCGAGCAGTCTGCACGTATGGTGGCGATGAAATCTGCTTCCGATAACGCGAAAAGCGTCATTGGTGAGCTGAAATTGGTTTACAACAAAGCCCGTCAGGCCGCGATTACCAAAGAGATTTCAGAAATCGTCGGCGGTGCGGCAGCGGTCTCGTCCTAA
- the atpA gene encoding F0F1 ATP synthase subunit alpha, with protein sequence MQLSTSEISELIKSRLENFSTSAEARTQGTVISVTDGIVRIHGLSNVMSGEMIEFPGNTFGLALNLERDSVGAVVLGDYEHITEGDTCKCTGRILEVPVGPELIGRVVNALGQPIDGKGPVNAKLTDKIEKIAPGVIARKSVSQPVQTGLKSIDSMVPVGRGQRELIIGDRQTGKTAVAVDAIINQKGQNMTCIYVAVGQKASTVANVVRKLEEHGAMAYTIVVAATASDSAALQFLAPYAGCTMGEYFRDRGQDALIVYDDLSKQAVAYRQISLLLRRPPGREAYPGDVFYIHSRLLERAARVNEEYVEKFTNGEVKGKTGSLTALPVIETQAGDVSAFVPTNVISITDGQIFLETDLFNAGVRPAINAGISVSRVGGAAQTKIIKKLGGGVRLALAQYRELAAFAQFASDLDEATRKQLDRGRMFTELMKQAQYAPLNVANMGVSLFAANKGFFDDVPTNKVLAFENALHGFLNSKYKNIIDAIESSKDLSGDNEKALEAAIQDFKATNAY encoded by the coding sequence ATGCAGTTATCTACATCAGAGATTAGCGAGCTCATTAAGAGCCGTTTGGAAAACTTCTCTACTTCTGCGGAAGCCCGTACTCAGGGTACCGTGATTTCCGTAACAGACGGCATTGTGCGTATCCATGGCCTGTCTAACGTGATGTCCGGCGAGATGATTGAGTTTCCAGGCAACACGTTTGGTTTGGCATTGAACCTGGAGCGTGACTCCGTTGGTGCGGTGGTATTAGGTGATTACGAACACATTACAGAAGGCGATACCTGTAAATGTACAGGCCGTATTCTGGAAGTGCCAGTCGGCCCTGAGCTGATTGGTCGCGTGGTGAACGCACTGGGCCAGCCTATTGATGGCAAGGGCCCGGTTAACGCCAAGCTGACAGACAAGATTGAAAAAATTGCACCAGGCGTAATTGCACGTAAATCCGTGTCACAGCCTGTGCAAACTGGCCTGAAGTCTATCGACTCCATGGTGCCGGTTGGCCGTGGTCAACGTGAGTTGATCATTGGTGACCGTCAAACTGGTAAAACAGCCGTAGCGGTTGATGCGATCATCAACCAAAAAGGTCAGAACATGACTTGTATCTACGTTGCGGTTGGTCAAAAAGCGTCTACCGTGGCTAACGTGGTACGTAAGCTCGAAGAGCACGGCGCCATGGCTTACACCATCGTGGTTGCAGCGACTGCTTCAGACTCTGCTGCCCTGCAATTTTTGGCGCCTTATGCCGGTTGTACTATGGGTGAATACTTCCGTGATCGTGGTCAAGATGCATTGATCGTTTACGATGACTTGTCTAAACAAGCGGTTGCTTACCGTCAGATTTCTCTGTTGCTGCGTCGTCCACCAGGCCGTGAAGCTTACCCAGGTGACGTGTTCTACATCCACTCACGTTTGTTAGAGCGTGCTGCGCGTGTAAACGAAGAGTATGTTGAAAAATTCACTAACGGTGAAGTTAAGGGCAAAACAGGTTCATTGACTGCCTTGCCAGTGATTGAAACGCAAGCCGGTGACGTATCTGCATTCGTTCCAACCAACGTGATTTCGATTACCGATGGTCAGATTTTCCTGGAAACTGACTTGTTTAACGCGGGTGTTCGTCCTGCGATCAACGCCGGTATTTCAGTTTCTCGCGTGGGTGGTGCTGCACAAACTAAAATCATCAAAAAACTGGGTGGTGGTGTGCGTTTGGCGCTGGCTCAGTATCGTGAACTGGCAGCGTTTGCGCAGTTTGCTTCTGATCTGGATGAAGCAACCCGTAAACAGTTGGACCGCGGTCGTATGTTTACCGAGTTGATGAAACAGGCACAATATGCGCCATTGAACGTAGCAAACATGGGCGTGAGCTTGTTTGCAGCAAACAAAGGTTTCTTTGATGACGTGCCAACCAACAAGGTATTGGCATTTGAAAATGCATTACATGGTTTCTTGAACTCCAAGTACAAGAACATCATTGACGCAATCGAGTCCAGCAAAGATCTGAGCGGTGACAACGAGAAAGCATTGGAAGCTGCGATTCAAGATTTCAAAGCAACCAACGCTTATTAA
- a CDS encoding F0F1 ATP synthase subunit delta, whose product MAELSTIARPYAVAAYKLGKETKALATWSDMLVLAAAVAANDQMKTLIDDPKLNAADVEAAFLKVCGDKLNEQGQNLIKILVEYGRLSLLPAIAEAFEALKAQDEGTLDAQIIAAAKITATQTKDLVKRLEAKFGKKIEASVSVDPEIIGGIKIIVGDTVIDASVQGQLQNLAYTLTA is encoded by the coding sequence ATGGCTGAACTCTCAACCATTGCAAGGCCTTATGCTGTCGCTGCCTACAAGCTGGGCAAAGAAACAAAAGCATTGGCAACATGGTCTGATATGTTGGTATTGGCCGCGGCAGTCGCAGCCAATGACCAAATGAAAACCCTGATTGATGACCCTAAGTTGAATGCGGCAGATGTTGAAGCAGCATTTCTCAAGGTCTGTGGCGACAAGCTCAACGAACAAGGGCAAAATTTGATCAAAATTTTGGTTGAATATGGCCGTTTATCCTTATTGCCTGCCATTGCTGAAGCTTTTGAGGCTTTGAAAGCGCAAGATGAAGGCACCTTGGACGCACAAATCATTGCCGCTGCCAAAATCACAGCAACGCAAACTAAAGATTTGGTAAAACGTCTGGAAGCCAAGTTCGGCAAGAAAATTGAAGCAAGCGTTTCCGTAGATCCGGAAATCATCGGCGGCATCAAAATTATTGTTGGCGACACCGTTATCGACGCGTCTGTCCAAGGTCAGTTACAAAATTTAGCCTATACGCTCACAGCATAA
- a CDS encoding F0F1 ATP synthase subunit B, with protein MNINFTLIAQAIAFAVLIWFTVKFVWPPLLKAIEARQKEIADGLAAAQEGKSALEVAAKKSETTLNEAKHKASEIIGQAEKRAAQIIDEAKGNAKAEGDRIIAGAKAEIDQEVNRAKEGLRAQVSTLAVAGAEKILRKEIDAKAHSEMLAKLAAEL; from the coding sequence ATGAATATTAATTTCACACTCATCGCGCAAGCTATCGCATTTGCAGTGTTGATCTGGTTCACGGTGAAATTCGTTTGGCCGCCGCTGTTAAAAGCGATCGAAGCACGCCAAAAGGAAATCGCAGATGGTTTGGCTGCTGCCCAGGAAGGCAAAAGTGCCCTGGAAGTGGCTGCCAAAAAATCTGAAACGACGCTGAACGAGGCCAAACACAAAGCAAGTGAGATCATTGGGCAAGCCGAAAAACGCGCCGCTCAAATCATTGATGAAGCCAAGGGTAATGCCAAAGCTGAAGGTGATCGCATTATCGCCGGTGCCAAAGCTGAAATCGATCAGGAAGTGAACCGTGCCAAAGAAGGTCTGCGTGCACAGGTTTCGACATTGGCCGTGGCCGGTGCAGAAAAAATCCTGCGTAAAGAGATCGACGCTAAAGCACACAGCGAAATGTTGGCTAAACTCGCTGCGGAACTTTAA
- the atpE gene encoding F0F1 ATP synthase subunit C translates to MEALALIQAYTGVGIGLIIGLGAAGACIGIGIMCASFLEGAARQPEMIPALQGKVFLLLGLIDASFIIGVGLAMMFAFANPLLSVVAK, encoded by the coding sequence ATGGAAGCATTAGCATTGATTCAAGCCTACACAGGCGTTGGTATCGGTTTGATCATTGGTTTGGGTGCCGCTGGCGCTTGTATCGGTATTGGTATCATGTGTGCAAGTTTCCTGGAAGGCGCTGCTCGTCAACCAGAAATGATCCCAGCCCTGCAAGGTAAAGTATTCCTGCTGTTAGGTCTGATCGACGCATCTTTCATTATCGGTGTTGGTCTGGCAATGATGTTTGCATTTGCAAACCCATTGTTGAGCGTTGTTGCCAAGTAA